Below is a genomic region from Sandaracinaceae bacterium.
GCTCCGCGTTCGCGCTGAAGAGGTGCAGCCGTGCGTCCGGGTGGTCGGCGCGAAACGCGGGGAGGTCCGCGTGTCGGTGCAGATCGAGGAGCGGCCAGTAGTCCAGCCCCGCGCGCCGCACCGCGTGCTCCGAGATGTCGAAGCCCAGCTCGCCCACCAGATGCAGCGCGCTGCCCGTCCCGACGCAGGTCCGCGCCACCGCGCCCGTGTTCGGGGGGATCTCCGGCTCGACGAGGACCACCCGGAAGGGCACCTCGAGCGGCGGGAACCTGAGCTTGGGTCCTTCCGGCACGGCGGGACCATGCCGCGCGCGTTCGTCCTCGCCAAGCCGCCGACTCCTTGACGGAAATCAGCGCCGAGCGGTAGCGTCGGGGTCGGAGACGCTTGCCTTGAACCGCCTACCGCCGAGCGCGCTCGTTTTCGCGGCCGCACTGTCGACCGCCACGCTGACGATGATCCCGGCGACGGCCGCGGCGCAGGACATGAACATCGCCGCCTCGCGCCTGCGCGCCTCCGGCGTCGACACGGGCTCCGGCTGCACCACCCAGACGGACCCGATGGACGGGCGCTTCGCCATGGATCGCGCGGCGTGGTGTCGGGTCATGACGCAATTCGCGGGCTCGATGATCCCGCCGATGCTCACCCCCGCCGGCACCCGCGGCGTGCGCGGCATCTACGTCGGCTTCGAGAGCTGGCTGACCGGCATCGACAACGACGACGGCAACGCGGTGGGCGACGCCTGGTTCCGCGCCGTCGAGGGCGACGGAATGGGCTCCACCGACCGCAGCCGCTTCGCCGACTCCGTGCTCGCGTGGGGCCGGATGAACGTGCGAAAGGGGCTCCCCTTCGGGTTCGAGCTGGGCACGAACGTCGGCTACCTCGCCAACACCAGCTACTGGACGCTCGGCCTCGAGATCCGCTGGGCCCTCTGGGAGGGCTTCCGGGAAGAGGTGGGCTGGATCCCGGACCTCGCGGTGCGCGGCTCGGTGCAGACCTTGATGGGCGACGGCGAGTTCAACGTCACCGTGCCGAGCATCGACCTCGTGCTGAGCGAGCCCTTCGTGGTCGGCAACTCGGTCGAGATCACCCCCTCGCTCTACGGCCAGGTGGCGTTCGTGTTCGT
It encodes:
- a CDS encoding tRNA (cytidine(34)-2'-O)-methyltransferase: MPEGPKLRFPPLEVPFRVVLVEPEIPPNTGAVARTCVGTGSALHLVGELGFDISEHAVRRAGLDYWPLLDLHRHADLPAFRADHPDARLHLFSANAERSYLEADFRPGDALVFGKESVGLPPSLLEREPRVWGIPTAGGVRSLNLSNAVTVVLYEALRQSGALAKTEIR